GACATCCTGAGCGTAGAGAATCATTTGAGATAGGACTTCCGTGCAAATCTCAAATATATAAGGGGATAAAGGATCACCTTGTCTAATTCCACAACGAGGTTCAACTTTTTCCATAGGAGCACCATTCAACAGAATTTCATAAGAAACAGTTTCAATAGTACTCATGATAAGCTGAACCATAGAGCCTGGCAAATTTTAAGTAAGAGAGCACCCCTCTTATAAAATTCCAGTTCAACCTATCATAAGCTTCACTCATATCAGCCTTTAAAGCCATCATACCCTTCTTGCCATAACTCCTATGATTTATGATATGAAGTACTTCTTGGGCGATGACGATATTATCTGCAATACTTCTATTAGGGACAAAAGCAGTTTGAAATGGACTAACCAGATCATCCATAACCCCTTTTAATCTATTAGCAATACACTTAGTGACAACTTTCATAATAACATTGCAGAGGCTAATCGGCCGAAAATCCCCAACTCTCTTCGGGCAATCATTTTTCGGTATAAGAACAATAAAGGTTTTATTGAAGTCCTTAAGCACAGTACCCGGATTTAGAATATTGAGAGCTCCGTTAATAACATCATTCTTAACAATAGACCAATACCTCTGGTAAAAAGCCGCCGGAATACCGTCAGGACCCGGAGATTTTAGAGGTCCCAATTGGAAAATAGCCGCACGTACTTCATTTTTTAAATATACACGACCCAACCTAGATCTCTCTTCCATGCCCACTTTACGCTTAAGATTATCAAATAAGTAACCGTACTTATTTAAGTAATCTTCAAAACACTCAGGTGTAGAATCAGAATTAAAGATAGTGGAGAAGTGTTTAAGAAACAAACCAACAATCTCCTTCATATCAAAAGTCCATTCATTAGATTCCTTCTTAATACCCAAGATAAGATTAGCACCAGAGCGTCCTTTAACCCAATTGAAAAAATACTTTGTGCATGTGTCACCCTCACAAATTCCATTTTAATTTTGCACGTTGACGCTAATAAGTGCCAACAGCAAGAGAGAATTCCATAAGCTTTTTGTGACATGCTTCGTAATTAACAATATCACCACCCTTCTCAATATCCATAAGATAGGACTCAAGATCCTGATCAAATGCACTCCACTTTAGTCCCCATTCATCTTTTTTGTTACAGGCCCAAACTCTGAATGCGTTATTTATACGACGTAATTTTGCCAAAAGGATATGAGAAGCATCACCCTTATCTTTTCTTTCCCAGCTTACTTTAACCAGACCACTGCATTCGACATGATCAAAACACCAAGTCTCTAGCCTATAAACTTTCTTCTTAGTATTGAGAACCATATTTGTATCAAGGATTATAGGCGCGTGATCCGATATTTGGATAGGTAAGTGTTTGATAAAGGTATTTGGGAATAGAGAAAGCCAATCATGAGAAGCAAAGCCCTTATCAAGTCTTTCGTATATTCGATGTGGATTCTCCCTATTGTTGCACCAGGTGAATCTAGGTCCCTTAAAGGGGATATCCATCAAACAATGTGTATTCTTCCAATATGAGAATAAGTTTGCTCCTCTGATCAATTTATCACTGCCACCTAACTTATCAGAAGAGAACTCAACTTGATTGAAATCACCAATAAGCAAGAAGGGTTTATCAAGGGAATTAATATGACAGGTAAACTTTTCCAAAACTGCACCTCTTTTTGTAAGATCCGGTTCACCATAAACACAACACAAGTACCACATGCTACCCTTACACTGATTAACCAGGAGGATAATAAGATTGCAACTGATAAAGACACATTCTAATTTACAGCTACTTTTCTAGCCAACCCAGAGTCCCCCCTTTAAGCCGTCAGCATCACATCCAGCAGACTAAAGGAAACCCATAGGTCGCAGAAGAATATCAACTGATCGTACATCACACTTAGTTTCACAAAGGAAGACGAAGTCTAAACTATTATGAGAAGTCCTACATATTGCTCTAATGTAAATGATAAATAAGTGTTAGTAGTGTTAGATGTGGTAATAAAATGTTAGTAGTAACGGTTAAATGAATTATAAAAAGTTCGAAATAATAGTTAAAACGCAGGTAGAAAACAGGTTTGTAACaatgttaataataatatataaaaaaaaggaaaaaaggaaaCGAGAAGGGAAGAGACGGATTCAATGCACCCTCAATTTAGATGTATGAATCGTGACACCGatcttgtaataccccgtattttatataatataatcaattaaacggatattattatatattaattattatacattttataatattaattatgtcgggttaatcgttagtcgagaattatgttaagttatcgagctaagttaattaagacgggtttatatggaattcgaaaggtgagctaaacaattaaacattgacccatttgagctggcccaatacacgtccagcccatttaaccctaaaccctaataagtaccctaaccctaatagtaaccTACCCTAAACAGCCTCCCTCATCccgcctccctcaacccgcctccctccttcatctaCACCAATCATCACGAATCCGcatagaaagagagagagagtggaaGTGGGTGGTTGACGGTACatcaaggaagagctaggggtgATTGGCGACGACCATAGACGACCGTGGTGGCCACTATGGCGGCAGGAAAAGGTAAGAGCAACCCTTCTctgttttcattgtttatgtcggggttttgggtggttgtttcGTGTCTGATAGGGGCGtttatggtggttgttgacggggtaggGGAAATGGGTGGTATGTGACgaatgtagtggtggtggttagggtggttttagGAGGTGGTAGTGGCCGtgaaaggcggcagcgacaggggggGTAGCAACGGGTTTATACAcggttttcagacgggtttagatgggtagttttggggtggcgccaccgtggacttgggggaggtcgaaacggtggtgccacTGTGTCTGGGTGCACTGCTTAATGGCGAGTCGAATGGTGGTTGTTTGGGCAGAGGGtagttgttggttgcggtggtggtaagagAGAAACAGAGGCGTTTGGTGAGGctcggtggtgaaccaggccagttGACGGCCGTGGTTCgcctcgccggcggcagtcgacctagTGGGGCtgggttgttggtggctgggttgaagtggggaccacggctggtggttgtcgcggtggtataggtggcgcgtgaggagagtgggtgcgtgtgaagggggtaGTGTTGATGACGGGCTGTTTTGATTTCGAAACGAGTTTTTattagtttaatcgttataattcgataatcggtcgtattcttaattaattaatttaattcccgagttgattaaaataattaaagacgggttgttGAGTTCTtcaaatgtttgattcgggtttcttaatcgtataattcgtttaaccTTTAATTATCATATTGGTTATTCAATATTAATTCCCGAGCCAGTTAAGTAATTCAAAacggattttgagtcgggtttgttaaaatgaaaagttactatatcgggaaagtttccactttgggagatttctatatttagtagttagtaattataaatatcataattgttttaggtgacggattcgtgaaggatcgataatcaaatgcattgctttgttttctggactgcttaaactgcttaattggaattgctggcactttgaggtagggaaatacacttgttctattatcgttattgatcgaattgtgttgactggatttctggatgttgatttacgttatgatttatATATACGGGAAAGTGactgactgaattgatcgtattgagtaggatatcacaacatcgggtaactggcatgactttatgctttatcagttcagtgatttatatacatattgcattgcattaattactgttgagcatttcatatgcattggagttggaggatgatgtgatagtgacgatgttgagatacgatgtgatgtggtgataaggcccaggcgggttctgcaggacttgccctggtgtcctcaacaaggaaatggtgcggatcggctacggtcgatatatatagtctaccggggatcggtatggctgggcgttccggggtatgagatttgagatatgagttgagatggagatggaggtgacggaggagcatgcatatcatattttattgtttcattgttttccctactcaacctcatggttgaccctgtgtattcgtgaacacctgtgatgaaccttttaatggggagcagacttgacaggttaagagatagaacgggagctggatgggcgtgagacactggatcagacgacttagtagctagatcatcatctagaagactttcacttttatttatgtcagttcttgtaatttgagttgaaaagaggatttgtaataattaagttaaaatattatataaattgccttggagtttaatttgttattcactacctcggaaaaccgagatggtaacagtccattttattagggaatgtcttgacgaagacttcttttataaaccggggtgttacagatcTTCGGAGAAATTATCGATTTTGAATGAAAGTTGATTAGAAGGTACGTCTTCTTACGACGGTTTTTCGAAACTTTGATGTAAGTGGAGCTGTTTTGAGGCGATGGTAGAAGGCTCAAATGATAACGAAAATATGATGTATTAGATGTTAGGAATCATGGGACTGCAAACTTTGAAAGGGTGGTCGTAGTGGTTGTCTTAGGGGGTCGTAGGTGGTGTAAAAAGAGGTCGAAAGGGTGTCTGGTTGTGGATTTGTGGGTTGAAACAGAGAGCGGTGTACTCTGTTTTGAACGGCTATTTCGGGTTGGGCTTGTGGTTGTCGGTTAGATTTCTTGACGTGTTGTTGTGCAAGGTTTTAGGGTCATGAATTTTGGTGGTAGGGGAGTATATATAGAGGGGAAAGAGAGGTGTTTGCATAGGGTTTTAAGGTCTGATGGCAGCTCCACTCTGTCTGCCCGCATAGCTGCTGTTCACTCCGTTTTGCAAGTTTTTTGGGAGGTGTTGCTTGGGtgtagggatgtcaatttcacctGCACCCGATCCAAAATCGATCGACCCAATTCTAAAAGATGGATGAAAAGCCGACTTAATTTGATGACTGATGGATGAAACGGATGACGGATGAATGgtgggttggatgaagaaatcTCACCCGTTATCCATCGACCACCTGATATTTATCTTTTTTTCCTACACCTAATACATTGTTAAGATAAAgcatattttatttttctaatttatcTAATGAATTGCTAACATATTATACATTATTAAAACTTAAGATAAAACATGTAATACATCTACCCACTTATAAACAAGCGTCACAAGTAAAAAAATTGAACCTAAATTGATACAACTTTGGTAAACTAACAGTAGCAAACCAAAACATGATCTAACTTTATTCTTTTTAGTGTAATTCATCCCTTTTTAGCTTTTATATATAATCATCCGTTTATCACCTGATCCACCCGTTTTATCTAGAGAGCCCTCACTTTGACGGAGGTTTGGATAAGGTAAAAGTTAAAGTAGACCAACAAGTCGATGGCAATCAAAAATTGAAGGCCTTACAGGTCGTTTATGGTCCTTTAGACCTGCGTAAATAGCTCGCCAACCATATGACATAGTCCTACTTGAACTATCGGTTATGAACGCCCCGACTTTTGCAACTGCTTCTAGTCATATCAAACCGGCTGCTTTTGAATGTTTGGCGGGTTGAATATTCTTGTCAAGAAGGCAACCTACATATCcatttctgacggaatcaaaccaaCATTTTATTTCGTACTCTTGGTGTTTTAGCTTTTCTAGCTGCTCATTGCTCATGTCAGATGCCATCTGTGAGCGAGAATTTCCAAACGGATGTTGTCATTCTGCTTTGTTGACCTTTAAATCATGGCTTGGTTGATTTGTAAATCGCAGCTCAGTTCTGTCGATATACATATGAATGTCATTCGCTTTGTTGATTTTTGATTGGGTTGAGCTACTCGTGAATGTCATTCATTTCATAGAATGTACTGTGATTAAtagctttgttttttttttttttttttttttgacagcgtGATTAATAGCTTTGTTACGTCGGACTGTTTGTAAATGTCATCCACTTCATTGAATGTGCTTAATAACTCTGTCACGTGGAGCTGTTCGTGGATGTCATCCACTTCATAGTTAAGTTATGTCGAGCTAGGTTGTAATAAGGTCATTTGTATTTGCTTAAACATCTTTAAAACTAATACCGTCTTAGAAATCAGATTTTGCTTTTCGGGCCATAGAGCTCCTAGTTGGTTATGGATTCTAAGGCCGTCGGCTTCAAAATCCCCAGTTGATGATGAATTCTTTGAGACTGCCGGTTTGAGAGCCCCCAGTTTACAATGTATATAAAGTCGTCGAAAGCCCTAGTTGGAGTAATCTGTAAATGTACTTGCAACACTTCCAAGTACGATGCTATATAAAATAATGCTTAGCATAATTATATCACATAACgcaattttgaagaaaattgacctAATTTGTTTTCAAAAAACGTTTGGATAATTTGAAATCACCGATTTCAAGAGATTTGAATTGAAAAGGGTTTGAAATTTGAATTTTTAGAAGGTCGGGATTATCGAAAGGAAGTTTTCCAAAATTTTGAAAACTAGCGATTAAAAAGACTCGTTTTTGAATTTGGAAAGTCAAGATTATCGAAACGACTAGTCATATAAAATATACTAACAGGCCACAAGCTCATTCGTATGTGTTGGCCTCGGTTTACTAAATTCCACTGGAATATATCTCATCTAATTCGTATATCCCAACCTGAACGACTCGGGGCTTGTCTGTGTGGAATACATGAATTGCCCAACTGTCCAAGGTTATTCGTATATTTCACAAGAATGAGCCactttttgtgtttttttctcTTTACCATTTTCTGGACTTTTTAACATAAATTTTATGTACAACGATCGTGATTTAACTCATGTTAGTTATATAAATCACACCGTTTACAGTTTGAGATAAATATTGTCGAGAAAATAGTAAGAAAATGGTTGGAAATAATGATAGAGAACTAAAAtacaaattgaaaattttcataaCGAACTGGGAGTAAGATTAGTAGATTGGGCAAGATATAGCCGATATCTTAATTATCCATAAATCCAATGTAATAGTAATTCTCTTATATGACGGTGTTTTTCGGGTTTTTTTCCCCAAATAGTAACCACTCTTTGGTCAATAATGGTAATTTTTGGGTAAATAGTGACCACTTAAAAAATGGTCAATTTTTAGTCATAAAAGGTAGTCACTATTTAACCAAAAAtgatcactatttatacaaaaaaatcATTTTTTTCTCGTCGCAGTACGACCGTTGCAGAAGAGATTAGTGGCAATAttgagaatttttttttcaaaatgagGTTCTTtaacaaacaaattaacaaaataggTATAGTTTCAAAGTATTTACCCCAGGGTTTTAAATCTCGGCCGAGACGTATCGTATCGCCCGAGATGTATCGGTATCGGAGGCCGCCGATACGAGATATCCCGAGATGTATCGGGTAAATTGAAAAGAAGAAAGTATCGGCCGAGACAACCGATTTATAACGTGTATCGGCCGAGACAACCGATACAGCCCACGATGAACCCGATATGAACGAGTTATAACTTGTACCGGCCAAGTTTTTTAATGGAAAGCTTTTAGAAATTGTATAGCATTGATCAAATTAATTATCCTAAGTAGAATTAATCTTAACTTTATATGAAATAGTCAATAGATGATGAAATATCTACAAAAGCTTGTAAAATAAATATCACCGCGATAATAGTGATTCGGAGCGCGACGGCCGAGTCGGGGACGATTCCGCGACTCCGTTACCGCGACCGCGATCGCGACCGATACCGCTATTTAAAACCCTGATTTACCCACAATGGGTCTACGTAGAATCGGATTTTGCGAAGCTGTGTCACGAAGTCTAATCGCTCCCCGGGAGGacgactttaaaaaaaaaaaactatggtCATGAAGTCTAATCGCTCTCCAAGAGGACGACCttaggaaaaaaaaatcaaaaacatatGTTGGGGATTCGAACCGTAGTTCAACGCTTACATACCTTCCGCTCCAAACCCCTACAATAAGTATACTCCGTATTAAACTGATAAATAAACGCACTTAATGATAGATATTAATTGTGGAATGCAGCCGTCAAGTCATCAAAGTATTATATACTCCTAGTACACTATTGCAGCGCTCCATTTAATCATAATATTTCGTTGGTATAGTGGTTAGAGtcatgagtatgttgtgatgcttCAGGTTCGATCCTGCTTCTGCGCAATTTCTTTTTGGTTATTGTTAGAGCGAAATATATAATTGGGCTCAAGTCGCTGGCCCACTGAGGGACTTGGGCGAAAATTTAAAAcacttactccctccattcaacccCACTTTACATATATTTCTTTTTCGTCCATACAACTCCACTTTACATATTTCCTTTTTGGGCCAAGAAAATGTTCATTCTATCTTTATTCACACtccatatttacaaaaaatgccaTTCATACCGCACACTAATCCACTATAAAACCCACCTTTATAATTTTTTAACATTTTTAACCCACCATTCTCTTTCCCTATGTACTTTTTATAGTTTTTTTAATCCGTTTCTTAATACCCGTGTAAAAAACAAACATGCGAAGTGGAGTTGAACGGAGGAAGTATAGTTTTATGGCACTCGGGATGTAGTCGCTTAGGGGGGAAGTGACTTAAATATAAGTCTAACTTCGGATATAATGTGAACCCATTTTAGATAATAAGTTTCAAGATAATGCCATTTTATTAATTTCTTTAGTTTTAAACCTTGTTTTAGAAAAAACCCTATTTTTGTTGGAGCGAAATGTAAGCAAAAGACTGAAGGGGTCCCAACtaggggtgttaacgagccgagccgagcccgagcttggccttgctcggcttgtgcttaAGAAATaaaactcgagctcgagccgatctcgagcttatccgagcttgaaaaaaatgtgctcgttataaagcttgcgagctttaacgcgagctcgagccaaactcgagcccaaatcgagcctatattaaactgtttatttttttatttttttccttttgatattttcaataacaaggctcgaaggttatatgtaaaaatatttagCGAATCAGCTAGACatttgatatgtgtgatacaaaatataatcatgataacatatatttataaaataataggaatatcttatgtaatcacacaagttcgagccgctcgcgagcttttcgagtcgagccagcctttgctcgggttgactcgttaagctctcgagtcgagcccgagcccgagccgagctcacacgagccgagctttgactaagctttgaccgagccgagctcgagtagctcgcgagctgtctcgtctcattaacacccctagTCCCAACACCCAGAGTCACATGCAATGCGTGTTTGTAACAAGCCTCTCACACTCTCACTGTTGCTACATTTACATCCATTGCCCTATCACGTGCTTCATTAATTGTGATCTTTTTTAAGAATTTAGGCCTTTATCCCTCTCTACTCCTATGaactaagagcatccgcaaaggtggaaaTTAAGCTCCCCATATACACTCTCTTTCCTCATATGGAGTTCTTCATTGTTGCACCAACCTCCCCAACATTTGGGGCTCCACTGTTTTTAGGGAAGGTCCCCAAAAGAAAAGTAAAgcaatttgtgttacttttggggAGGTTTCTAAATTTTTGTGTGAGAATTGGGGAGCCTCATTGTTGCATAGATGTAGTTATGAAATGTGGAGGGTAAatgaaaaagttagtggaaaatgagatggacgaataagaaaaggaaagagaaaatatggggagcctcacctttgcAAATGCTCTAACAAAACATTTCCAATATGTGAAACTACGAGTACAAATCTACAAATTCAAGATTAACATTGGGCCTTATGTTTGTTCGCAAGTTATACCATCCATCGGGCCTTATGTTTGATTAcctaaaaataatattttgtgaTAGAATATACTTCGTACTTCCTCCATTATAATCATTTTTATACGTTTGTTAAATATATGTGAGTTAcattttaattaaatgtatagaATTAATTAGAATGAAGGAAATAGCTTTTTATTATTATAGAGTGATAACTTTttaaaaatggtcacattttaacaTAACATTGTCACGTTTATTATGTGGTCATTCTTTCTCTGTCGTACGATACAACTATTGCACATTTACACATAATAactagagctggcaagtctgacccgacccgagtgacccgacccgaacccgagcaaacccgacccgacccgaacccgaaaatattgtgacccgaaaccgacccgacccgacccgatgacgacccgtaacccgacacgacccgattatcagtgacccgaacccgacccagacccgacccagacccgacccagacccgacccgatattgacccgacccgatactgacccgattaaattgatgacccgacaattattaagcttaattttgatcaaaatgaaagtgatcttgtgtttatattgatatgtttgacttagtaatagattaattaaaccaaataataggttaaaaactaaatttaatggtaaaaaattataataatgcgattaagttaccggacccgataatgacccgacccaaacccgacccgacccgatatatcatttgacccgaaatgacccgacccggtAACGACCTgaacccgacccgactcgacccgaaagggtatgctgacccgatatgacccgaacccgatatgacccgacccgacgtgacccgacccaaacccgacccgactgacccgattgtCACCTCTAATAATAACTACTAATATTTGTTTCACCTGCAAATCTAATTGTACCTCGATCTTATTTTACGAACATTACTTTTGTTTAATGTTGGTCATCACTTTCATATACCTATTTAGAAGATTCAAGTCCCAAAACTATTTTTGTACTCTTACAAGTCAAATTAAACATCTTACTATTTTTTAGACTagaaataagataaaatataaatACTTAAAAACATAAACAAAGTTAACGTAATTTTTTTTGCCCAGTGGACAACTAGTATTTATTACAAAGCAAGGGCAGCAGCTACTAGCTTGTGCGGCTTTTTATTCAAAATATGCGGAATAAACGAAATCAAAAAACAATGAAAGTCAGAAGCAAGATTCCAAGTTTATGTGATCTAACATTTATCTTCTGTTGTGCAACTTCCAACTCCAAATATTGTAGGATAAACTTCTGGCAGTCACTCATTATGGAAAGATGCAGAAGATTATTATTTAATGCCACCAAGTTAGATGCAGAAACCCTTTTGCCCCTTCTTGAATAGGAAACTTGGCCCAAATTCTCTCAGAATACTCAAAAATAATCTATCTAGTTTGGTCTTTAATAATCTATCCGATCGCTGCTTCGCATGACTTGCACCGCCTACATCAACAAAACCTCACAAATGAGAACAATTGTGTCCATTACCAATAACAAAGATTGGACTTCTCGCAATTACTAATCGTCTTTGATGCAATTTTTTCTCGTCATCAATTGTTAATGTCcttacatcttttttttttttttttgcattcatCATTTCCAACGCTTGAGTTGCAATCTGAACTCCTTGCCGATACATTGCCATTGTTGACATGTAATTTGGTCTTGCATCTCTAAAGATCATATTATTCCTCATAGCCTAGATTACAGCCAAGATACTCAAGAAAGTGATCGTTCCTGCTTGATTATGCTCATTGTTACTAATAACATTTAACCAGTTAACTGTCCAAACTTGAATAGAGACACTCCTTTCCATTGAGCTATGAATACCAAGAGAATATCTGACCCACAGACGCTCAACCCATAATCACGAAATATGTGTTCTAGAGTTTTGAGCGAATCACTTTCTTGGCATAATtaattgtaacaccctcatttaccaAAGTGTCTTACCAAGGCATACCTTAGAAAACGGGAGTGCTATCATACCGGTTGCCCAAGGTAGAGTATATCAAATAGAtcataaaagaacatttaaatTAAAGTGAATAAAATTTAGTCGGATACAAACCACAATACCAAAATCCAAAACTGAAATTACAAATCCAATAAAAGAAATGATCCTCTAATGTCGACACAACAGCGGAAGCTAGCTAGACTCGGTGATTCTCCCATCCATCCCCTGATAAGCTCAATGAACCAAAACCTGCATGATATCTGCTCATCATGccccaatggatcaccgcaggttttgtAACAACAGAAA
The Silene latifolia isolate original U9 population chromosome 11, ASM4854445v1, whole genome shotgun sequence genome window above contains:
- the LOC141614300 gene encoding uncharacterized protein LOC141614300; translated protein: MWYLCCVYGEPDLTKRGAVLEKFTCHINSLDKPFLLIGDFNQVEFSSDKLGGSDKLIRGANLFSYWKNTHCLMDIPFKGPRFTWCNNRENPHRIYERLDKGFASHDWLSLFPNTFIKHLPIQISDHAPIILDTNMVLNTKKKVYRLETWCFDHVECSGLVKVSWERKDKGDASHILLAKLRRINNAFRVWACNKKDEWGLKWSAFDQDLESYLMDIEKGGDIVNYEACHKKLMEFSLAVGTY